A section of the Citrus sinensis cultivar Valencia sweet orange chromosome 8, DVS_A1.0, whole genome shotgun sequence genome encodes:
- the LOC127899309 gene encoding uncharacterized protein LOC127899309, with the protein MYKHKFERSRITVGCAFFQCPWFLHAVTTRFGPPFLIKRLHNVHTCQRDLKNPECTAEFIAVKFASTFIEQPNTKVEWFISELRRRYGVKVNKHKIYRAKKKVLERQCADHELSYRLVRSYAQMILNKMPQALALVSVTRYHAEQPKTYFDRFVVSFPALRECFNQGCRPFLGIDGCHLKGPYKGVLLSAVAIDANDGIFPITFCVCSVESTSTWTWFLRHLNTFLGDNRQLTFMCDRQKAARASNQRAFDRAMEELRKTNKGIYETLRKLPTKFWSRHAFDNNCKSDHCTNNVTESFNAWVGVQRKMPILTMLEWIKKKKLTKRLINRKQKAMAWGNKIPRRIYDNMMTHLKIGSVNPISRASEWLYEVDDNYRTYIVDLEHHVCDYGYWQVSGIPCIHAMPCISHSHKDQTDFVSLWLKKDTYIRGYSGMIHPILDKDSWPNPGGDEILPPLMKRPLGRPKINRRREADEVPP; encoded by the exons ATGTACAAGCACAAGTTTGAAAGATCTAGAATTACAGTTGGTTGTGCCTTCTTTCAATGCCCTTGGTTTTTACATGCAGTAACGACCAGATTCGGACCACCATTTCTTATTAAGAGACTTCACAACGTCCACACATGTCAAAGAGATCTGAAAAACCCTGAATGTACAGCAGAGTTCATAGCTGTGAAGTTTGCATCAACATTTATAGAGCAGCCAAACACCAAGGTTGAATGGTTTATAAGCGAACTTAGAAGAAGATATGGTGTGAAGGTCAACAAGCATAAGATATACAGAGCCAAAAAGAAAGTTTTAGAGCGTCAATGTGCTGATCATGAGTTAAGTTATCGACTAGTGAGGAGTTATGCACAGATGATACTTAACAAGATGCCACAGGCTCTGGCACTTGTTAGTGTGACCAGGTATCATGCAGAACAACCCAAGACTTACTTTGACAGATTTGTTGTATCCTTCCCGGCATTAAGAGAATGCTTTAACCAAGGTTGTAGACCTTTCTTAGGCATTGATGGATGCCATTTGAAAGGCCCTTACAAGGGTGTGCTGCTATCAGCTGTGGCCATTGATGCGAATGATGGAATCTTCCCAATTACTTTTTGTGTGTGTAGTGTTGAGAGCACTAGCACATGGACATGGTTTCTCAGGCACTTGAATACTTTTTTAGGAGATAATAGGCAGCTCACCTTTATGTGTGATAGGCAGAAAG CAGCAAGGGCTTCAAATCAAAGAGCATTTGATAGAGCTATGGAAGAGTTGAGAAAGACAAATAAAGGTATATATGAGACACTAAGGAAGCTACCAACCAAGTTTTGGTCCAGACATGCTTTTGACAATAATTGCAAGTCTGATCATTGTACTAACAATGTGACTGAATCATTTAATGCATGGGTTGGGGTTCAAAGGAAGATGCCAATACTGACAATGCTAGagtggataaaaaaaaaaaagcttacgAAGAGACTGATTAATAGAAAACAGAAAGCAATGGCTTGGGGGAATAAGATTCCAAGAAGAATTTATGACAATATGATGACgcatttgaaaattggaaGTGTAAATCCAATTTCAAGAGCTAGCGAATGGTTGTATGAAGTGGATGACAACTACAGAACCTATATTGTTGACCTTGAACATCATGTTTGTGACTATGGATATTGGCAAGTAAGTGGGATTCCTTGCATCCATGCCATGCCTTGTATAAGCCACAGTCATAAGGACCAAACTGATTTTGTCAGCCTATGGTTAAAGAAGGACACTTACATAAGAGGTTATTCGGGGATGATTCACCCAATTCTAGATAAGGATTCTTGGCCAAATCCTGGTGGTGATGAAATTTTGCCTCCGTTAATGAAAAGGCCTCTTGGAAGACCTAAGATTAACAGAAGAAGGGAAGCCGATGAGGTACCACCATAA